The Epinephelus moara isolate mb chromosome 11, YSFRI_EMoa_1.0, whole genome shotgun sequence sequence AGAATAAGAATATGTTCAGCGGTCTGAAACTTTCCTCTGATATAACAAAAGTCGTGAGAGGGCGAAGAAACTTTGTGGTGTGGTACgctcacatttttctgtggagTAAAATGCGTTCATTAGAAAACAAACTCCAATTTGGTATAGGCATATGATTAAAGATAATTGAGTCCAAACTATTCataattaaattcaaattttaaagtcaaacaattcattttaatataaaagGTATTCTGTCATATTACCCGGTCTACAGTCATGAAAACAGATTGTGGTGTATTCTGGTGTTTTAACGGCCTATTATGGCCCTGCTCTATAGACCTATACAGCCTATTGATGGTTtaagatagggccatttgtgatTATGTTTTGTATAGACAAAACCCACATTTTTGTAACGATAAGCCCTGATAAAAGCCAGCGCTGACCTTCCGGGCCTTTTACAAATTGAGTGACAAGGTAAACTGAAACACCCAGGATCATATTGTTGGGAGCATGATGTCATTATAGGCCTCAGAAAGAGTCAGATGAAACTCGTGTTAATGCTATGACTACAGCTGTAAACAAAACTGTGCCTGTACTTGCTGATTTGAGAAGCAGATTCAGTAAAGTGATCTTATACGCATGATTCTGTGATATGTGGCGGTTTGGAGGAGTTACCTGCCCACTGTCCCTTCCAGGTGTGTGAGTGAGATTTCGTGGTTTTCATCCAGGGGAAAGGGAGGTGGTATCTGCTCTGCTCCCCCGTGTCTTCATACCCTGCGGCAGGCAGGagaggctgctgctgttggagCCCCTGAGGATGGTGGAGCTGAGGCACACCTGGATCCTCCCGCATGGGTAGACTGTAGGGACCAATGTCAGGAAGGCTGGCCGGCTCCAAGGCTCCCATGGACGGCGGTGTGTAGACAGAGTGCACCTGCCTGCTCATGTACAGGCAGGGCGGCGGGCTGTGGCTGTAGTCCTCCCCCTGTGATCTCTGGTAGGCACAGGAGTCTTTAAAAACCTGAGAAGGGTAATAATGATCTTCCCGATTCATGGCTTCCGAGGACCCGCAACATGTACCGTACCTGCGCCCTGCCTCGGCGTGGACCTTCTCCTCCACCTGTCTCTGGCGCAACTGCGAGGCCCTCACGGCTCCACACAGGTGTGTCACTCTGCCACCATGTGACTGTGCAGCGCCAAAGCCATTGGTTTCACTGTTTGCAGACCTATACTCAGTTTCCAGCTTGTGGGATTTTTCAGTAAATTGAACAGAACAGCCGCGTAAATCAATGCCACTCTGTAAATACCGCAACGTTTACCTGGCACCCACCTGTGTTTGCCCCTACAGCTGCAAGGGAACAGGTGAGTCTGCCTCCAGAAAAGAGGTCCTTAATGGTCTGGAGCAGacgaaaaaaaacatgttactCTTGCAGGACTTGTAGGGTTGTTCTCAAACAATGTGTCATTGACAATTTATATGGATTTATCTCTGGTGTGCGCTCTGCGGCTGATTAATCGATATGTATGGGCGCAAACATTGGTTGACCTGCCAGATAAGAGACCTGGATGGAGACACAGTTGTCTTGGAAACTCGGATGAGAAGCTCAAACACCATGGTCTATTTTCACaacctttttttcatttgtctaCACCTTTCTGACTTTTAAAATGGACCCATTACACTTCTGCAAATGCATCATTTAACACCATTTAGCGCGCGTGGGCCCTGCGCGAGCGGCCCTCGGCggtgacaaacacacagccgCTGCACTCTCGCCATGTTTGCTGGCCATTAGCCTCCAGCAGGTGTGTGTCCGCCCCATTAAACCGCAGCTCTCGTGGTAAACCAATTAAGACTGGAGTGAGCAACAGAACTCAATTAACGGGGCGTGCGTGTGGAGCGTGTCTCCACAACCCGCGAGCTCATGTGCGCCTTTAAGCGACATTTGGAGCCTCTGGCACATGATGGGAGTGATTTACCTATTTTTCATGTAAACTGTGCAGCACGGCGGGGCTTTTACCCT is a genomic window containing:
- the pdx1 gene encoding pancreas/duodenum homeobox protein 1 yields the protein MNREDHYYPSQVFKDSCAYQRSQGEDYSHSPPPCLYMSRQVHSVYTPPSMGALEPASLPDIGPYSLPMREDPGVPQLHHPQGLQQQQPLLPAAGYEDTGEQSRYHLPFPWMKTTKSHSHTWKGQWAGPYVMAESEENKRTRTAYTRAQLLELEKEFLFNRYISRPRRVELALTLSLTERHIKIWFQNRRMKWKKEEDRRRARGADPDQDSSISSGDQGEAAGGVTSSSPPVSPLHGHSLSAGGAREPA